CAACGAGTGGGGGCCGGGCTTTCACGAGGACGGGTTCGGATTGACGGCCGCCGATGATGTCTGCAGCGTCGAGGGTTTCTCGGACTGGATCGATCGGCTTCGGAGCGACGCGGGATGTACGTACCGGTGGATCGTGGAAGGCGAACGCGTATTGGGCGGCGTCGCACTCAGACACGACAGCCACGAGCTCGCCGACCGTCTCGGGCACATCGGCTACGGGGTTCGACCGTCCGAACGAGGTCGGGGAGTCGCCTCTCGGGCAGTACGCGAGGTGCTGAGGCTCGCCGCAGACGTGGGCATGACCCGAGTGACGGCGGTATGCGAGGTGGGCAACGCGGCCTCGATAGCGACCCTGAAGCGTGTCGGAGGTGAACGTGTCGACTGCACCGGGTCGGCGGTTCGCTTCCAGATTCCTGTGCACCCGATTTTCTGCGCTTGACCCTCACACTGTGTGAGACGAGATTCTCGGAGGGTCATGTTCAGCATTGGAGAGTTCGCATCTATCGGCCGGGTGTCGGTTCGCATGCTTCGGCATTACGACGAGATCGGGTTGTTGACGCCGGCACGGGTGGATTCGTTCACCGGATACCGCTCGTACGACGGCTCGCAGTTCGAGGTTCTGGGACGCATTCTCATGTTCAAGGACCTCGGGTTCCGGCTCGACGAGGTGACGCAGATCGTGCATGGCCAGGTCGATGGTGACCGTCTACGCGAGATGCTTGCCGCGAAGCGCGATGACGTCGTGCGTCGACTCGATCTCGACGCCGCTCGGCTGCGTCGCATCGATGCGCGGCTCTC
The nucleotide sequence above comes from Rhodococcoides fascians A25f. Encoded proteins:
- a CDS encoding GNAT family N-acetyltransferase, with the protein product MPVHSTLAAPTVDLREPWLDAHNEWGPGFHEDGFGLTAADDVCSVEGFSDWIDRLRSDAGCTYRWIVEGERVLGGVALRHDSHELADRLGHIGYGVRPSERGRGVASRAVREVLRLAADVGMTRVTAVCEVGNAASIATLKRVGGERVDCTGSAVRFQIPVHPIFCA